A DNA window from Solanum lycopersicum chromosome 3, SLM_r2.1 contains the following coding sequences:
- the LAT59 gene encoding probable pectate lyase P59 precursor: protein MGGPKIKYSFLFLCITFATIIPSLMAHIGHYDEVWRRRAEEAKEYARKIYEPHPENVTLAFNQKLRDTMKELKKVKGTHNNSTRRGLGTKKYTGPCMVTNPIDKCWRCDPNWADNRKKLADCAMGFGSKAIGGKDGEFYVVTDNSDDYNDPKPGTLRHAVIQKEPLWIIFKRGMNIRLHQEMIMQSDKTIDARGVNVHITKGAGITLQYIKNVIIHGLHIHDIVEGNGGMVRDAVDHIGIRTKSDGDGISIFGASNIWIDHVSMQRCYDGLIDAVEGSTGITISNGHFTDHNEVMLFGASDSSSIDQVMQITLAFNHFGKRLIQRMPRCRWGYIHVVNNDYTHWNMYAIGGSMHPTIITQGNRFIAPPDIFKKQVTKREYNPESVWMQWTWRSEGNLFMNGAYFTESGDPEWSSKHKDLYDGISAAPAEDVTWMTRFAGVLGCKPGKPC, encoded by the exons atgGGAGGTCCTAAGATAAAGTATAGCTTCCTGTTTCTATGTATCACTTTTGCTACAATAATACCAAGTCTTATGGCTCATATTGGTCACTACGACGAGGTGTGGAGGAGAAGAGCCGAAGAAGCAAAGGAGTATGCCCGTAAAATTTATGAACCACATCCTGAAAATGTCACGCTTGCATTTAACCAAAAACTTCGGGA CACGATGAAGGAATTAAAGAAAGTAAAAGGTACACATAATAATAGCACAAGGAGGGGTCTAGGGACAAAAAAGTACACTGGACCATGCATGGTCACAAATCCAATTGATAAGTGTTGGAGATGTGATCCTAATTGGGCAGACAATAGGAAAAAATTAGCAGATTGTGCAATGGGATTTGGATCTAAGGCCATTGGTGGCAAAGACGGTGAATTCTATGTTGTCACAGATAATTCTGATGATTATAATGATCCAAAACCCGGAACTCTTCGTCATGCTGTTATCCAAAAGGAGCCATTGTGGATCATATTTAAAAGGGGTATGAACATTAG GTTGCACCAGGAGATGATCATGCAGAGTGACAAGACGATAGATGCTCGTGGTGTTAATGTTCACATTACTAAAGGTGCTGGTATAACCCTCCAGTACATCAAGAATGTGATCATCCACGGACTTCACATTCATGACATCGTTGAGGGTAATGGTGGAATGGTTCGGGATGCTGTTGACCATATTGGTATACGTACAAAGAGTGATGGAGATGGTATTTCAATCTTCGGTGCATCAAATATATGGATTGATCATGTGTCTATGCAACGTTGTTATGATGGTTTGATAGATGCTGTAGAAGGATCAACAGGTATCACTATATCAAATGGACATTTCACTGATCACAACGAGGTGATGTTGTTTGGTGCAAGTGATAGTTCTTCGATTGATCAAGTTATGCAAATAACATTAGCTTTCAATCATTTTGGAAAGAGATTGATACAAAGAATGCCAAGATGTCGATGGGGATATATACATGTTGTTAACAATGATTATACTCATTGGAATATGTATGCCATTGGTGGTAGCATGCATCCTACTATCATTACACAGGGTAATCGTTTTATAGCACCACCAGACATCTTCAAGAAACAGGTAACAAAAAGGGAGTACAATCCAGAATCAGTTTGGATGCAATGGACATGGAGATCAGAAGGAAATCTATTCATGAATGGTGCATACTTCACTGAATCAGGAGATCCAGAATGGTCAAGCAAACACAAAGATCTTTATGATGGAATATCAGCAGCTCCAGCAGAAGATGTCACTTGGATGACTAGATTTGCAGGTGTACTTGGCTGCAAACCAGGAAAACCTTGTTAG